The genomic stretch TGACAAAGAGCTTTTGGAGTGAGCGGAGTTGTTCTTTCTCGCTGACTGGCAACTCGGGATTGAGAACCGTATGGGTGTTTTCCGAAGATGCACCGGCCATGTTCAATAAGTAGAACTGTGCCCATGATGACGTGTCGGCAAGCACCATCGCTTTGCCGGATTCGTTGGTCCAATCGGAATTGTTTTCCAGAAAAGTACGAATGTTGGTGGTGTTCGTTTCACAAACAATGAGTGTTTTGTCTGTGGGTAAGGCTGATGCAAGGGCTGCTGCAGTCGTGCCGTTGCCCAGCCCAAAGAGTACCAGGTTATCAGCTCCACTTTTGGTGAGAAACTTCAGCGTACGCTTGACGAAGGTTTCGATATCATCATTGTTGAGTGTCTCCACATGGTAGGGCGGAGTCGGATTTTTGAACTCGAAAGAGAGAACCGCATCGGTGTATCGTGATATCAAAGCTGTATTCATGTGCGTATTCCTTTTTGTTTCAGGAGTTCGTCGTATATCGATTCGAGGTCGCTGACAATATTTTGTGTACGATAAAGGCGTCTGGCTTTTTGTTGACCGTTCAATCCCATTCGCTGCGCTTCATCCGGATTGTTAAGCAGGTATTTGATTGCGTTGGCATACTCTTCAGCCGTCTTTGCGATAAGGCCTGTTTCTCCGTGGTCAACAAGTTCCAGTTGCGCGTTGTCTTTAAGCCCTTCACACGGGTGCGTTATCACCGGCAAGGCACAAGCCATTGCCTCTGCAATGACCAAGCCGAATGATTCCCCTGTATCATTTGCGTGGGCCAGGAGAGACAGTTCGCCCATAAAGGACGCTAATTCCTCATCGTGTGACACGGGCGGGAGAAAAATGACGTTATCTTGCAAATTATGTTCTTTGACATAGGCATGTGCTTCCGGGATTCCACCGATGACATGGTAACGGAAATCAGGGAAATCGCGGACAATGAAAGGGAGAAACTCAAGACCGAGCCGTGACCATTTTCCTGGATCAACCCTGGATATACGGCCTACGATGGGGCGTGCATAATCCTTTTCTTCGGGGGTGTTCGCCATGAGTCGGTCAACATCGACGGGATTGTATAAGGCTCGGTAGCGGGGGGCAGTGGCTTTGAAGCCGACTAGCTGGCTGTATCGATCGAGGCAGAAGTGGGAAACAAACAGCGTAGCGTCAATGATGCTGGCTGAAGGGCTGGGGTCATGTCTGCCAAAGACATTGGTTTCCACAACTATTGGAGTCTGCGCCAACTTCATCGGCTTGAGTAGGTTGGGGTCGGGCCATCCTGCTCGGTGAACATGAACGATGTGTGGCTGAAGTTTAAGCAGAACGG from Pseudodesulfovibrio profundus encodes the following:
- a CDS encoding glycosyltransferase family 4 protein — its product is METNVFGRHDPSPSASIIDATLFVSHFCLDRYSQLVGFKATAPRYRALYNPVDVDRLMANTPEEKDYARPIVGRISRVDPGKWSRLGLEFLPFIVRDFPDFRYHVIGGIPEAHAYVKEHNLQDNVIFLPPVSHDEELASFMGELSLLAHANDTGESFGLVIAEAMACALPVITHPCEGLKDNAQLELVDHGETGLIAKTAEEYANAIKYLLNNPDEAQRMGLNGQQKARRLYRTQNIVSDLESIYDELLKQKGIRT